Proteins encoded by one window of Vigna radiata var. radiata cultivar VC1973A chromosome 5, Vradiata_ver6, whole genome shotgun sequence:
- the LOC106761967 gene encoding uncharacterized protein LOC106761967 isoform X2, with translation MASSNDIDSSNNKLYVRHSMKTKYVAGLNALLIEEHRCIISKTPFKWFLDLQDNLRIGMNILSDLLTKWIDERGGFLFGENFVQFKEVDVTLSLGLSLVGDKINLNEKNLLESHCRNYFDKEKGKGKYKLDVIYDFVLKNHKKLPAIDVCRLYLFIGIHEILLPSCSRTIFPILFEIVDRINDLGTFCWAPLVYHYLLSSFCKQNLSWKRGKGATNFYVDGCIYVFQVWFCDRFIPSNACVHKYPRILHWMSVSVGDKFIKVAMETGVMLDEYGASRKEMGESSVKASVHRNVEDVKKGKKSKNRKK, from the exons ATGGCTTCATCAAATGACATTGACTCTTCCAACAACAAG tTATATGTTCGTCATTCCATGAAAACAAAGTATGTTGCCGGTTTGAATGCATTATTGATTGAGGAGCACAGGTGTATTATTTCGAAGACTCCCTTTAAATGGTTTTTGGACTTACAGGATAATCTTAGGATTGGCATGAACATTTTGAGCGATTTACTTACTAAATGGATTGATGAAAGAGGAGGTTTTTTATTTGgtgaaaattttgttcaattcaaGGAAGTGGATGTAACATTAAGCTTAGGGTTGTCTTTGGTTGGTGACAAGATTAATCTGAATGAAAAGAACCTTTTAGAAAGTCATTGTCGGAACTACtttgataaagaaaagggaaaaggaaaatataaattggatgtgatatatgattttgttttgaaaaaccacAAAAAGTTGCCTGCCATAGATGTTTGCAGACTTTACCTTTTTATTGGAATACATGAGATATTGCTACCTAGTTGTAGCAGAACAATATTTCCaatattgtttgaaattgttgatagaaTAAATGATTTGGGAACATTTTGTTGGGCTCCTTTAGTGTACCATTATCTTCTTAGTAGTTTTTGCAAACAGAACTTATCATGGAAAAGAGGAAAAGGTGCAACTAATTTCTATGTTGATGGTTGCATATACGTGTTTCAG GTGTGGTTTTGTGATCGTTTCATTCCATCAAATGCTTGTGTTCATAAATATCcaagaattttgcattggatgTCTGTAAGTGTGGGTGACAAGTTTATCAAAGTTGCGATGGAAACGGGTGTG ATGCTTGATGAGTACGGTGCATCAAGGAAAGAAATGGGTGAGTCATCTGTTAAAGCATCAGTACATCGAAATGTTGAAGAtgtgaagaaaggaaaaaagtcAAAAAACAGGAAAAAGTAA
- the LOC106761967 gene encoding uncharacterized protein LOC106761967 isoform X1 — protein sequence MRIGIWFYLWGWGLEFVVFCFLEEMFTRVFSFFFQLYVRHSMKTKYVAGLNALLIEEHRCIISKTPFKWFLDLQDNLRIGMNILSDLLTKWIDERGGFLFGENFVQFKEVDVTLSLGLSLVGDKINLNEKNLLESHCRNYFDKEKGKGKYKLDVIYDFVLKNHKKLPAIDVCRLYLFIGIHEILLPSCSRTIFPILFEIVDRINDLGTFCWAPLVYHYLLSSFCKQNLSWKRGKGATNFYVDGCIYVFQVWFCDRFIPSNACVHKYPRILHWMSVSVGDKFIKVAMETGVMLDEYGASRKEMGESSVKASVHRNVEDVKKGKKSKNRKK from the exons ATGCGTATTGGTATTTGGTTTTACCTTTGGGGTTGGGGCTTGGAATTTGTGGTTTTTTGCTTTTTGGAAGAAATGTTTACTagagttttttctttcttctttcagtTATATGTTCGTCATTCCATGAAAACAAAGTATGTTGCCGGTTTGAATGCATTATTGATTGAGGAGCACAGGTGTATTATTTCGAAGACTCCCTTTAAATGGTTTTTGGACTTACAGGATAATCTTAGGATTGGCATGAACATTTTGAGCGATTTACTTACTAAATGGATTGATGAAAGAGGAGGTTTTTTATTTGgtgaaaattttgttcaattcaaGGAAGTGGATGTAACATTAAGCTTAGGGTTGTCTTTGGTTGGTGACAAGATTAATCTGAATGAAAAGAACCTTTTAGAAAGTCATTGTCGGAACTACtttgataaagaaaagggaaaaggaaaatataaattggatgtgatatatgattttgttttgaaaaaccacAAAAAGTTGCCTGCCATAGATGTTTGCAGACTTTACCTTTTTATTGGAATACATGAGATATTGCTACCTAGTTGTAGCAGAACAATATTTCCaatattgtttgaaattgttgatagaaTAAATGATTTGGGAACATTTTGTTGGGCTCCTTTAGTGTACCATTATCTTCTTAGTAGTTTTTGCAAACAGAACTTATCATGGAAAAGAGGAAAAGGTGCAACTAATTTCTATGTTGATGGTTGCATATACGTGTTTCAG GTGTGGTTTTGTGATCGTTTCATTCCATCAAATGCTTGTGTTCATAAATATCcaagaattttgcattggatgTCTGTAAGTGTGGGTGACAAGTTTATCAAAGTTGCGATGGAAACGGGTGTG ATGCTTGATGAGTACGGTGCATCAAGGAAAGAAATGGGTGAGTCATCTGTTAAAGCATCAGTACATCGAAATGTTGAAGAtgtgaagaaaggaaaaaagtcAAAAAACAGGAAAAAGTAA
- the LOC106761966 gene encoding respiratory burst oxidase homolog protein C: MGTGEVGGASADSNQRDSDIELIGGERVPHGGPLNKRVGRRSSKLSNASASTSRSDVGHSISQEQDEGDYVEVTMDIKGDSVALHSVIPVAGNSDQGEDEKLVLLGKGMEKKRSFGASVVRSASIRIQQVSQELKRLASSSKQAALARVHYDRTKSAASHALKGLKFISKTGAGAGWVEVEKQFDALTASTNGYLHRSLFAKCIGMNKESEAFAGELFDALSRRRGIQSDSINKLQLKDFWDEISDQSFDSRLRTFFDMVDKDADGRITEEEIKEIICLSATTNKLANIQRQAEEYAALIMEELDPDDTGFIMVNDLEMLLLHGPTHSTRGDSKYLSQMLSLKLKPTHEENPIRRWYTKTMYFLQDNWQRTWVLVLWLGVMLGLFAYKFVQYRRKDAYEVMGHCVCMAKGAAETLKLNMAIILLPVCRNTITWLRNKTKLGIMVPFDDNLNFHKVIAVAVAIGVGIHGIYHLACDFPRLIDASSEKYELMEPFFGDQPSSYWFFVKSWEGVTGIIMVVLMAIAFTLATPWFRRGRVKLPKPLNNLTGFNAFWYSHHLFVIVYALLIVHGIKLYLTKEWYKKTTWMYLVIPIVIYSLERLTRALRSTIKPVRILKVAVYPGNVLALHMSKPQGFRYKSGQYMFLNCAAVSPFEWHPFSITSAPGDDYVSVHIRTLGDWTRSLKVKFSECCQPPDNGKSGLLRADNLQGDGSPSGFPKVMIDGPYGAPAQDYKQYEVVLLVGLGIGATPMISIVKDIVNNMKAMEEEEGSNIEEGTPQKRNGVSKFNTSRAYFYWVTREQGSFDWFKGVMNEVAEEDHKGVIELHNYCTSVYEEGDARSALIAMLQSLNHAKNGVDIVSGTRVKSHFAKPNWRRVYKRIALTHPGARVGVFYCGPPALTKELGQLASDFSRNTTTRYDFHKENF, from the exons atgggaACAGGCGAGGTTGGAGGAGCTTCTGCAGATTCAAATCAGCGTGACTCTGACATAGAACTCATTGGTGGCGAAAGGGTACCTCATGGTGGACCACTGAACAAAAGGGTAGGCAGAAGAAGTTCCAAGTTGAGCAACGCTTCTGCCTCTACTTCCCGCTCTGACGTTGGCCACAGCATATCCCAGGAACAAGATGAAGGAGACTACGTTGAGGTCACTATGGATATCAAAGGAGACTCTGTGGCTCTTCACAGTGTTATACCCGTTGCAGGGAACAGTGATCAGGGGGAAGATGAGAAACTGGTCTTGCTTGGTAAAGGCATGGAGAAGAAAAGGTCCTTTGGTGCTTCTGTTGTAAGAAGTGCTTCCATTCGCATACAACAAGTGTCTCAGGAGCTAAAGCGTTTGGCTTCCTCGTCCAAGCAAGCTGCACTTGCGAGAGTGCATTATGACAGAACTAAATCTGCAGCTTCTCACGCTCTCAAGGGACTCAAGTTTATCAGCAAGACTGGTGCGGGTGCAGGGTGGGTTGAGGTTGAAAAGCAATTTGATGCTCTCACTGCTTCCACTAATGGGTACCTGCATCGCTCTCTCTTTGCCAAGTGCATAG GGATGAACAAGGAATCAGAGGCCTTTGCAGGGGAGCTCTTTGATGCACTCTCTAGGAGGAGGGGAATTCAGAGTGATTCTATTAATAAGCTCCAGCTTAAGGACTTTTGGGACGAGATTTCTGACCAGAGTTTCGATTCTAGGCTCAGAACATTCTTTGACAT GGTCGATAAAGATGCGGATGGAAGAATCACCGAGGAAGAAATTAAAGAG ATTATCTGCCTTAGTGCCACTACCAACAAACTCGCAAACATACAGAGGCAGGCAGAGGAGTATGCAGCTTTGATCATGGAGGAACTTGACCCTGATGACACAGGATTCATCATG GTAAACGACCTAGAGATGCTCTTGTTGCATGGACCGACCCATTCTACAAGAGGAGATAGCAAGTACCTGAGTCAAATGTTAAGCTTAAAGCTTAAGCCCACACATGAAGAAAATCCTATTAGGAGGTGGTATACAAAAACCATGTACTTCCTGCAGGACAATTGGCAGAGAACTTGGGTATTGGTATTGTGGCTTGGAGTGATGTTAGGTTTATTTGCCTACAAATTTGTGCAGTATAGGAGAAAAGATGCATATGAGGTGATGGGGCATTGTGTATGCATGGCCAAAGGTGCTGCTGAGACACTTAAACTGAACATGGCTATTATCTTGTTACCGGTTTGCCGGAACACCATCACTTGGCTCAGGAACAAGACCAAACTTGGCATTATGGTTCCTTTTGATGACAACCTCAACTTCCACAAG gtCATAGCTGTGGCAGTAGCTATTGGCGTTGGTATACACGGTATATATCATCTTGCTTGTGACTTTCCTCGACTTATTGATGCAAGTAGTGAAAAGTACGAGCTGATGGAACCATTTTTTGGAGATCAACCATCGAGTTATTGGTTTTTTGTCAAATCGTGGGAAGGAGTAACAGGGATTATAATGGTTGTTCTAATGGCAATAGCCTTCACTTTAGCTACCCCTTGGTTCAGAAGAGGCAGGGTCAAGCTTCCCAAGCCACTCAATAATCTCACTGGCTTCAACGCCTTTTGGTACTCACATCATCTTTTTGTCATTGTCTATGCCCTGCTCATTGTGCACGGAATCAAACTTTACTTGACCAAAGAATGGTACAAGAAAACG ACCTGGATGTATTTGGTTATTCCCATTGTTATATACTCGTTGGAAAGATTGACTAGAGCACTCAGATCCACCATAAAGCCTGTAAGAATATTAAAG GTGGCTGTTTATCCTGGAAATGTGTTGGCTCTTCATATGTCAAAGCCCCAGGGATTCAGATACAAGAGTGGACAATACATGTTTCTCAATTGTGCTGCTGTGTCTCCATTTGAATG GCATCCATTTTCTATAACCTCTGCACCTGGTGATGATTACGTTAGCGTCCATATCAGAACACTTGGTGATTGGACCAGGAGTCTCAAAGTCAAGTTCTCAGAG tGTTGCCAGCCGCCTGACAACGGCAAGAGTGGACTTCTAAGAGCTGATAACTTGCAAGGAGATGGAAGTCCCAG TGGTTTCCCTAAAGTTATGATTGATGGTCCATATGGAGCACCAGCACAAGACTACAAGCAGTATGAGGTGGTTTTGCTGGTGGGGCTGGGAATAGGAGCGACCCCAATGATCAGTATAGTGAAGGACATAGTGAACAACATGAAGGCCATGGAAGAGGAAGAGGGGAGCAACATAGAGGAGGGAACCCCACAGAAAAGAAATGGTGTGAGCAAGTTTAACACTAGTAGGGCTTACTTCTATTGGGTGACAAGGGAGCAGGGTTCTTTTGACTGGTTTAAAGGGGTGATGAATGAGGTTGCTGAAGAGGATCACAAGGGTGTGATTGAACTCCACAACTATTGCACCAGTGTGTATGAAGAGGGTGATGCTCGCTCTGCTCTCATTGCCATGTTGCAATCTCTAAACCATGCTAAGAATGGAGTGGACATTGTCTCTGGCACGCGTGTCAAATCACACTTTGCCAAACCCAATTGGCGCAGAGTCTACAAACGCATTGCACTTACTCATCCAGGGGCTCGTGTTG